A genomic stretch from Hirundo rustica isolate bHirRus1 chromosome 26, bHirRus1.pri.v3, whole genome shotgun sequence includes:
- the TNFAIP8L1 gene encoding tumor necrosis factor alpha-induced protein 8-like protein 1 encodes MDTFSTKNLALQAQKKLLSKMATKTIANAFIDDTSSEILDELYRATKEYTHNRKEAQKIIKNLIKIVMKLGVLYRNGQFSPEELLVMERFRKKVHTLAMTAVSFHQIDFTFDRRVMSGVLTECRDLLHQAVNGHLTAKSHSRINHVFNHFADYEFLSALYGPAEPYRTHLKRICEGVNKMLEEDNI; translated from the coding sequence ATGGACACCTTCAGCACCAAGAACTTGGCCCTGCAGGCCCAGAAGAAGCTCCTGAGCAAAATGGCCACCAAGACCATCGCCAACGCCTTCATCGACGACACCAGCAGCGAGATCCTGGACGAGCTGTACCGCGCCACCAAGGAGTACACGCACAACCGCAAAGAGGCCCAGAAGATCATCAAAAACCTCATCAAGATCGTGATGAAGCTGGGGGTTCTCTACCGCAACGGGCAGTTCAGCCCCGAGGAGCTGCTGGTCATGGAGCGCTTCCGCAAGAAGGTTCACACCCTGGCCATGACGGCCGTCAGCTTCCACCAGATAGACTTCACCTTCGACCGCAGGGTCATGTCCGGCGTGCTCACCGAGTGCCGGGACCTGCTGCACCAGGCGGTCAACGGGCACCTCACGGCCAAGTCGCACTCGCGCATCAACCACGTCTTCAACCACTTTGCGGACTACGAGTTCCTGTCGGCCCTGTACGGCCCGGCCGAGCCCTACCGCACCCACCTCAAGAGGATCTGCGAAGGGGTCAACAAGATGCTGGAGGAGGACAACATCTGA